A genomic stretch from Tenrec ecaudatus isolate mTenEca1 chromosome X, mTenEca1.hap1, whole genome shotgun sequence includes:
- the LOC142433280 gene encoding melanoma-associated antigen B16-like, which produces MPVERESPRFLPEEPLSVSLENLEMNGLLPEFLDEDSSSSSSTTASYDGEATEEESSVEETTAEETSTVELLSASLGLQGGYAFSSLADIEETESEEDDLEEGSANALLSQLVLENFFLSPIEEKVAVLVNFLLFKYQNKEPITVEDMLNNVIKEYKDNFAEILKKANERLEIVFGLEVKEVDPTNHCYTIIIKLGLTYDGMLSETQGMPKTGLLILLLGIIFLKGNRATEEEVWHVLNKMGIYSGKKHFIYGEPFKFITGELVQENYVEYKQLPNTDPPCYEFVWGPRTYTEISKMKLLEFLSKTYGGAPDCFPVQYADALKEEAERAQALAAASIDTSATTMSLESPGATSSSCAQQQEGLRHNLHFIF; this is translated from the coding sequence ATGCCTGTTGAAAGAGAGAGCCCTCGCTTCCTTCCTGAAGAGCCCCTTTCTGTATCTCTGGAAAATCTGGAAATGAATGGACTACTACCTGAATTTTTGGATGAGGACTCTTCTTCCTCTTCGTCTACAACTGCCAGCTATGATGGCGAGGCCACTGAGGAGGAGTCTTCTGTGGAGGAGACCACTGCAGAGGAGACTTCTACTGTAGAGCTGCTCAGTGCTTCCCTGGGTCTGCAAGGtggatatgctttttcctctttGGCAGACATTGAAGAGACCGAATCTGAGGAAGATGACCTGGAAGAGGGCAGTGCAAACGCCTTACTGTCCCAGCTAGTCCTTGAAAACTTTTTCCTGTCACCCATAGAGGAGAAAGTGGCTGTGTTGGTGAATTTTCTGCTGTTCAAGTATCAAAATAAAGAGCCAATCACTGTAGAAGACATGCTGAATAATGTCATCAAGGAGTACAAAGATAACTTCGCTGAGATCCTGAAGAAAGCCAACGAACGCTTGGAGATAGTATTTGGCCTTGAAGTGAAGGAAGTAGATCCCACCAACCACTGTTACACGATCATCATTAAACTCGGTCTCACCTATGATGGCATGCTGAGTGAAACACAAGGGATGCCAAAGACTGGCCTTTTGATTCTTCTTTTGGGTATAATCTTCCTGAAAGGCAACCGTGCCACTGAAGAAGAAGTGTGGCACGTGCTCAATAAGATGGGCATATATTCTGGGAAAAAACACTTCATCTATGGGGAACCATTTAAGTTCATCACGGGAGAGTTGGTTCAGGAAAATTACGTAGAGTACAAGCAGCTACCAAATACAGATCCTCCATGTTACGAGTTTGTGTGGGGTCCAAGAACCTACACTGAAATCAGCAAGATGAAGCTCCTCGAGTTTTTATCAAAGACCTATGGAGGTGCCCCAGATTGTTTCCCAGTTCAGTATGCAGATGCTCTAAAAGAGGAAGCAGAGCGAGCCCAAGCTCTAGCTGCAGCCAGCATTGACACTAGTGCCACCACCATGTCCTTGGAGAGTCCCGGTGCCACTTCCAGCAGCTGTGCCCAACAGCAGGAAGGTTTGAGACACAATCTTCACTTTATTTTTTGA